A region from the Vigna radiata var. radiata cultivar VC1973A unplaced genomic scaffold, Vradiata_ver6 scaffold_133, whole genome shotgun sequence genome encodes:
- the LOC106753436 gene encoding uncharacterized protein LOC106753436 — protein MQKTFPPKFKDPGSFTISCTIGSNNIGKAFIDLGANINLMPLSMLKRIGGLEVKPTRMMLQLADRFVKYPYGVVEDVVVKIDKFQFLVDFLVMEMEENAKILLILR, from the coding sequence ATGCAGAAGACTTTCCCTCCAAAATTTAAAGATCCGGGGAGTTTCACCATTTCTTGCACCATTGGAAGCAATAATATAGGGaaggcttttattgatttaGGGGCTAACATCAACCTGATGCCTCTATCTATGCTTAAAAGGATTGGTGGTCTTGAAGTTAAGCCAACAAGAATGATGCTTCAGTTGGCAGATAGGTTTGTCAAATATCCTTATGGTGTGGTAGAAGACGTGGTGGTGAAAATTGACAAATTTCAATTCCTTGTGGACTTTCTagtgatggagatggaggaaaatgcaAAGATACTGCTCATCCTTAGATGA